In Hydractinia symbiolongicarpus strain clone_291-10 chromosome 4, HSymV2.1, whole genome shotgun sequence, the following proteins share a genomic window:
- the LOC130642275 gene encoding uncharacterized protein LOC130642275 codes for MLTLVFIFISSSTSLLNMAFSPVREDVLKLFQDEDLQILIEIFNIYSEKWINSNKNVFLNTEQLYAVLSCGEIGVNEDALKYLPASVSSKNCVALRSESSGNCLFSSISLCLVGDNSLTQQLRLLACIELFVNSEYYSSHPNLFVDKYPSLSPSNILAMSVSHAAVDTNFKAAELVKAEATFCLKNMNQWSGFLFVLSLSSIIRRNIMCYYPDCSPLKYKEIFNKKVFPRVPKVDETCFHILFCYEGYLISDLTFKHNHYVPLLFTSKELIYKPLFKKKCMSTNVSGFFQKKIDFKPVTKNKLILPKVSLPQQLPTSSQDPQAIIKGTNNTPSSNISNPSTSSVSNVFSNLLQNSTSHEPNFFPNNNKSVITSKIVDSLPQNFDVTDVLFDIDDIILIVMYICCKGWYYIILLSIVHFHLIDNCQEIVEHSCRDYGVTQLSFYPAFIFIHIKPFHSNIHYHLIGNCQEIVEHSCRDYGFIGFIYNNRSSARKTSNQTTLLKR; via the exons ATGCTCACGCTAGTCTTCATCTTCATATCTTCCTCAACATCATTGCTCAACATGGCGTTTAGTCCAGTGAGAGaagatgttttgaaattatttcaagacGAAGATTTGCAGATATtgattgaaatatttaatatttattctgAGAAAtggataaattcaaataaaaatgtgtttttaaacacAGAACAGCTTTATGCTGTACTTTCTTGTGGAGAAATTGGTGTGAATGAAGATGCTTTGAAATATCTTCCTGCATCAGTTTCTtccaagaattgtgttgcattgag GTCCGAATCATCTGGAAATTGCTTGTTTAGCTCCATATCCTTATGTCTGGTAGGTGATAATAGTTTGACGCAACAGTTAAGGCTACTTGCTTGCATTGAACTTTTTGTCAATTCTGAGTATTATAGTTCTCACCCCAATTTATTTGTTGACAAATATCCATCTTTAAGTCCATCAAATATTTTAGCAATGTCAGTATCTCATGCTGCTGTTGATACTAATTTTAAGGCTgctgaacttgtcaaagctgaggctactttttgtttgaaaaacatGAACCAGTGGTCTggttttctctttgttttgtcATTGTCTTCTATAATTCGCAGAAATATTATGTGTTATTATCCTGATTGTAGTCCTctcaaatacaaagaaatattcaatAAAAAGGTTTTTCCACGTGTGCCAAAGGTTGATGAAACTTGCttccatattttgttttgttatgaagGTTATCTCATTTCAGATCTTACTTTTAAACATAATCACTATGTGCCACTTTTATTTACTTCTAAGGAATTAATTTATAAGCCTCTATTTAAGAAGAAATGTATGTCTACCAATGTTTCTGGAttctttcaaaagaaaattgattttaaacctGTCACCAAGAATAAGCTTATTTTACCAAAGGTATCTCTTCCTCAGCAATTGCCTACATCAAGTCAGGATCCCCAAGCAATAATAAAAGGTACTAATAATACACCTTCAAGCAACATTTCAAATCCTTCTACTTCTTCTGTATCTAATGTTTTTAGTAATCTTTTACAAAATAGTACTAGCCATGAAcctaatttttttccaaacaataaTAAATCAGTCATAACATCAAAAATAGTTGATTCCCTtccacaaaattttgatgtaactGATGTTTTATTTGATATAGATgatattattttaattgttaTGTATATTTGTTGCAAAGGTTGGTATTATATTATACTATTg tccatagttcattttcatttaattGACAACTGTCAAGAAATAGTAGAACATAGTTGCAGGGACTATGGGGTTACTCAGTTGTCATTTTATcctgcattcatttttattcatatcAAACCATTTCATTCCAATATTCATTATCATTTAATTGGCAACTGTCAAGAAATAGT